From Pseudomonas fluorescens:
TATAACCAATCACCTGGCCTTGCTTCACGGTGCCGCCCGTCTGCACGCCCTTGGCGAACCCTTGCATGTGGCCATAAAGGGTACGGTAGGTGTTGCCGTGCTGGATGATCACGGTATTGCCGTAGCCTCCGCGACGACCGGCCAGCAGCACCTTGCCGTCACCGGCGGCCTTGATTGGCGTACCACGAGGGGCGGCATAGTCGACGCCTTTGTGGGCGCGGATTTTGTTCAGAATTGGATGCTTGCGGCCCATGGAGAATCGCGAGCTAATACGAGCGAAGTCGACAGGCGTGCGGATAAACGCCTTACGCATGCTGTTGCCATCGGCGGTGTAGTAGCTGCTGTTGCCTTGCTTGTTGGTGTAGCGAACTGCGGTATAGGTCTTGCCGCGGTTGGTGAAGCGTGCGGAGAGAATATTGCCGGTGCCGACCACTTTACCGTTGGCGACCTTCTGCTCGTAGATCACGTCGAATTCATCGCCTTGGCGGATGTCCTGGGCGAAGTCGATGTCGTATCCAAATACGCTGGCCATGTCCATGGTCATGCTATGGGACAGGCCGGCGCGTGCAGCGGACTGCGACAAGGAGCTGTTGATCACGCCGTGTACATAAGCAGAGCGCATCACCGGCTTGGTGGTGACACGATTGAAGGCAAAGCCCTTGGCGCCCTTGGTCAGGGTGATGCTTTCGAGGTCGCTGATGTTGCTGTGCAGGTTATTCAACTGGCCATCTGGGGTCAGTTCGAACTCAAGCTTCTGCCCGTGCTTGAGTTGGGTGAATTGCTTGGCCTGTTTGTCACTGGCCAGTACTTCATTAACCGTGGCGGCGGGCAGGCCGACCTTTTCGAACAGGGTCGACAACGTATCGCCTTTTGCGACGATGACTTCGCGGTGTTGCGGATTCTTGGCGACATCTGCTGCCGGGGCAGGTGCTGGTTTAGCTGCTTGCTGGGTGTCTTCGGGGCTGCTTTCTATCTGGGCGAACGGTGATTCAGTAGCGGTAGTTGTGGCTTGCTGTGCGTCGGAAGCGTCTTGATCTTGTGTCAGTTGCTCAACCGGGCTTTCCAGGTCAAGGCTCAGGGATGTTCGTTTGGCCTCTACATCACTGGAAGGGAATACCAGGAGCGCCAGGCTGAGAAGGGCGGCGATACCACTTGCTGCGAGCAGGTGGGTCTTCGGGTAAAGCGGCGGCGCTTTAGACGGTTCAGTGGTCATAGGTAATTTTGACTTTGAAGATGAAATGGAAAAGATGAATGACATGATGAAGATGAAATAACTGTATAAAATATAACCAAATCATCTGTGGTGCAAGCTCGCGAACGCTGTGCTTGCTGAACGGTGTCCGTGCGCAGGGCAAAACTTGTAATTAGTCCCTGATCTTGTATGGTTGGTTCCCTTTTGAATCTGAGCCTTGCGGGTCTGTTATGAAGTCGGTTGAAGAGCAGCTAGCGCTGATAAAACGTGGTGCGGAAGAACTGTTGGTCGAGTCTGAGCTGATCGAAAAGCTCAAGCGCGGCCAGCCCCTGCGTATCAAGGCCGGCTTTGATCCGACGGCGCCGGATCTGCACCTTGGGCATACCGTGCTTATAAACAAGCTGCGTCAGTTCCAGGAACTGGGGCATCAGGTCATCTTCCTTATAGGTGACTTCACCGGGATGATCGGCGATCCGAGTGGCAAGAGCGCAACGCGTCCGCCACTGACTCGTGAGCAGGTTCTCGATAATGCCGAGACCTACAAGACCCAGGTGTTCAAGATTCTCGATCCTGCCAAGACCGAGGTGGCCTTTAACTCCACCTGGATGGATCAGATGGGGCCGGCCGACTTT
This genomic window contains:
- a CDS encoding peptidoglycan DD-metalloendopeptidase family protein, which codes for MTTEPSKAPPLYPKTHLLAASGIAALLSLALLVFPSSDVEAKRTSLSLDLESPVEQLTQDQDASDAQQATTTATESPFAQIESSPEDTQQAAKPAPAPAADVAKNPQHREVIVAKGDTLSTLFEKVGLPAATVNEVLASDKQAKQFTQLKHGQKLEFELTPDGQLNNLHSNISDLESITLTKGAKGFAFNRVTTKPVMRSAYVHGVINSSLSQSAARAGLSHSMTMDMASVFGYDIDFAQDIRQGDEFDVIYEQKVANGKVVGTGNILSARFTNRGKTYTAVRYTNKQGNSSYYTADGNSMRKAFIRTPVDFARISSRFSMGRKHPILNKIRAHKGVDYAAPRGTPIKAAGDGKVLLAGRRGGYGNTVIIQHGNTYRTLYGHMQGFAKGVQTGGTVKQGQVIGYIGTTGLSTGPHLHYEFQVNGVHVDPLGQKLPMADPIAKAERARFMQQSQPLMARMDQERSTLLASAKR